In the genome of Candidatus Poribacteria bacterium, the window ACGATCCGGTTCCCGCCGAAGAACATGTGTTCGGTGCGGCAGAGACCGATGCCCTCGGCGCCGAACGCGACGGCGTTGGTCGCCTGATCGGGCTGGTCGGCGTTCGTCCGGATGCGGAGGCGGCGCACCTTGTCCGCCCACTCCATCACCTGGCTGAACAAGCCGTAAGTCTGGCTCTTGGCGGGGTCGAGCGTCTTGTCGAGCAGAACCTGCACGACTTCGCTGGGAGCCGTCGCGATGCGACCCTCGAACACGCGCCCCGTCGTGCCCTCGATGGAGATGTACTCGCCTTCGCGGATGATCTTGCCGTCGACGGTGATCGTCTTCTTGCCGTAATCGATCGCCAGCGCCTGGCAGCCGCAGACGCAGACCTTGCCCATCTGCCGCGCCACCAACGCCGCATGACTGCTCACGCCGCCGCGCGCGGTCAGGATGCCCTCCGACGCGAGCATGCCGCGCAGGTCTTCCGGGCTCGTCTCAACGCGGACGAGGATGACCTCCTCGCCACGGCGGGTTCGCGCTTCGGCTTCCGAAGCGGCGAAGACGACGCGTCCGCAGGCAGCGCCGGGACCCGCTGGCAAGCCGGTCGCCAACAGGCGGCGGTCCCGAACGGCTCGGTCCAGATCGGCAATGGCGAAGATCGGCGCGAGAATCTGGGCGAGGGAGTCCGCAGGAATGCGCCGGATGGCTTCCTGCCAATCGATGAGACCCTCCCGCTCCATCTCGACGGCGATGCGGACCGCAGCGAGCCCCGTCCGCTTGCCGTTCCGCGTCTGGAGCATGTACAGGTGGTTGTTCTCGACCGTGAACTCGAAGTCCTGCATGTCGCGGAAGTGCGTCTCAAGCGTGCTTCGCACCTCTTCGAGCTCGTCGTACGCCGCCGGCATCTCCGATTTGAGCTTGGCAATCGGCTGGGGGGTACGGACGCCGGCGACGACGTCCTCGCCCTGGGCGTTGATGAGGTAGTCGCCGTAGAAGACCTTCTCGCCGGTCGCGGGATCGCGTGTGAACGCGACGCCCGTCGCGGACGTGTTGCCGAGGTTCCCGAACACCATCGTCTGCACGTTGACGGCGGTTCCCCATTCGTGCGGGATGCCGTACTTCCGGCGGTAGACGATGGCGCGCTCGTTGTTCCATGAGCCGAAGACCGCGCCCACAGCGCCCCAAAGCTGCTCTTCGGGGGAATCCGGGAACGCGGAGCCTGTTCGCTCGCGGATGAGCGCTTTGTAGCGCTTCACGAGTTCCTTCAGGTGATCGGCGGAGAGGTCGGTGTCGGTCTCCGCGCCGACCTCAGCCTTGAGGTGGGACATGATCTCGTCGAAGGGCTCGTGCTCGTCCTCGGAGCGAGGCTGGACGCCCATCACGACATCGCCGTACATCTGGACGAATCGGCGGTAGCTGTCCCAGGCGAAACGCGCATCGCCGGACAAGCGCGCGAGCGCGTCTACGGTTCCCTCGCCGAGCCCGAGGTTGAGGATCGTGTCCATCATGCCCGGCATCGACTCGCGGGCGCCGGAACGCACCGACACGAGCAGCGGATTGTCGGGATCGCTGAACCGCTTGCCGGTTTCTTCCTCGACGAGCTTGAGGGCTTCGGCGACTTGAGCGCGCAGCTCCGGCGGGTAGGTCTCGCCGTGGTCGTAGTAGTAGGAGCAGACTTCGGTCGTGATCGTGAATCCGGGAGGCACGGGCAGTCCGATGCGGCGCATTTCTGCAAGGTTCGCGCCCTTGCCGCCGAGCAGAGCCTTCATCTTCGCGTTGCCATCGGTGCGCGCCCGGCCGAACGAGTAGACGTACTTCGGTGTGCCGGCCTGTGACACGGAACGGTCCTCCTAG includes:
- a CDS encoding pyruvate, phosphate dikinase — encoded protein: MSQAGTPKYVYSFGRARTDGNAKMKALLGGKGANLAEMRRIGLPVPPGFTITTEVCSYYYDHGETYPPELRAQVAEALKLVEEETGKRFSDPDNPLLVSVRSGARESMPGMMDTILNLGLGEGTVDALARLSGDARFAWDSYRRFVQMYGDVVMGVQPRSEDEHEPFDEIMSHLKAEVGAETDTDLSADHLKELVKRYKALIRERTGSAFPDSPEEQLWGAVGAVFGSWNNERAIVYRRKYGIPHEWGTAVNVQTMVFGNLGNTSATGVAFTRDPATGEKVFYGDYLINAQGEDVVAGVRTPQPIAKLKSEMPAAYDELEEVRSTLETHFRDMQDFEFTVENNHLYMLQTRNGKRTGLAAVRIAVEMEREGLIDWQEAIRRIPADSLAQILAPIFAIADLDRAVRDRRLLATGLPAGPGAACGRVVFAASEAEARTRRGEEVILVRVETSPEDLRGMLASEGILTARGGVSSHAALVARQMGKVCVCGCQALAIDYGKKTITVDGKIIREGEYISIEGTTGRVFEGRIATAPSEVVQVLLDKTLDPAKSQTYGLFSQVMEWADKVRRLRIRTNADQPDQATNAVAFGAEGIGLCRTEHMFFGGNRIVAVREMILSNSQEGREKALAKLLPMQREDFAGIFRVMDGLPVTIRTLDPPLHEFLPHEAAEVEEVASQMGVSVETIEAKMVSLHEANPMLGHRGCRLGIAFPEITAMQARAIFEAACQVAAEGVTVLPEIMIPLVATPKELRLQKEIVVSAAEEVFAATGRKVEYLVGTMIELPRAALVADKIAEEAEFFSFGTNDLTQTTYGISRDDAAKFLPLYLEQELFANDPFQSIDRDGVGQLMEIGTSRGRQTRANLKVGICGEHGGDPSSVEFCHRTGLDYVSCSPFRVPIARLAAAQAVLKEQDADSKSREIS